In Bombus terrestris chromosome 6, iyBomTerr1.2, whole genome shotgun sequence, a single window of DNA contains:
- the LOC125385295 gene encoding uncharacterized protein LOC125385295, which yields MNQSCISNNGVLGFAKLGPCLDRIKPLLGPSLENRIRAMLEEFVCESNSDCAKRFPRVKKFLNMVAAWADRLDVSAKDTDIRQEMIKHTIEFLLKDGLVTQFADPAILNRGPNKLDADSLAAEQNALKSMNVWRFINEKDYWLCRDCPTVTCVHPETSQQIYQCRKQRSGSDLDVEVGSISQESSTVYSSCRTNSICSSVCNRTIESTKSQVKINCRNFEVILEPNGNIVNSRKNISNTFDNTSCCSRRENLKKFGLKVNFDCDTKFVQTETSRKNLNFIFKASASTLNPLKEASGTKCDRKFAQTQTSQKNINFIFAANPSTSNHPKEASDTKGDAKFVHAQTSERNINFIFEASPGTSNAPEGTSDISNIPKPSPRRKYLKSSDAKEKCDCDRTKSPKKPKLKIYIHRTTSTSRSKVRSPLNVSNLSLPCKSSQLIVRLFEADPSLSDSCLILMRKRFEKDINNACSCMNDILRKLDDSTIKQLHLNCEIRPGRVDLNLSCKNGENSKIRWFLARVPTCSNVHKRVSYTGNVESCENPRDRRGEPRRSMELPVDADCCEGAAKRSGEFEERRVAFYSVCSNHSLMQAKQSSTLGNEIEKEEREKQLNLAWAGEGEKQMDFVLSSRLINSQDKDTVTSAKTDIERPGKYNNEISDRKVYQSTSLNREKEGLEQCRTEEVVDVNKEIEICDDGFVEDSIQDSENHLIELYDIKCDCSLDSFEEGVFRKDYLTTRGCNPEECFCDAFCTSDRIVNHSSSETKDLDNKNTKVEGFCHLNEDALKLQVSTSQTKKNNSKLEDCISKDTSCLGIEREVVRKEEHVFELKQNIFQMENASKEEISNLDSKEKKKVMLKVEEKYSADSICASNSSFMELSCDTKCSCCGEDLPNPSSVEEINIEANKRSTCTNKTLVNLKDHETLNLIVTENATTSEAVKESSNLHYLEFKMVPNVHIESNTTSIHDQSSTVPDNNSTDFSQKCLGNCEKNSIENPCDQEVTFIDNPPNFSTYSKVKDSPITESLFVFCNSNMKQFSSTSNSSTDEECSSNENHRARSQEIGKSRSPCRRAIPTKCHRKSIYSITCKPSYSMRNVPRVNCAKHSSKEKTNKKDVPIVPRYKNRLWRGPMAPGSLCSSFPAIDRIKYLIRKKLRKLLLEERDKGTSTSKTFLRNDRYLVSISSGKLNGGRIIRESCSSTRCPFTTRNRYEARGEAEETFTEGSCLVKNKNIFGDIIKARCQRMIQGNDILKRIRMANVPRSQKYDSKLIDTQDFIGERGETIRRSKWKDRNGERFLVNSSWNNKEQKNSSSIMSLNSTRMFLLKDDGDHFLSQKLVRRKHRDLKEQGRIKNLSTDIKSMRNYSRRSYYERGFSGSSYERKENRKGMDAEDKTCYDKLRSFEERLSKLERRRDEENNFVNFLSDYEKRVNELDADFRLKLLQYVTLCRSVKNSLMKRLRPDDVYEVNSSSV from the exons ATG AATCAATCTTGCATCAGCAACAATGGAGTCCTGGGATTCGCGAAACTCGGCCCGTGCCTCGACAGGATCAAACCACTTTTGGGTCCCAGCTTGGAAAACAGGATTCGCGCGATGCTCGAGGAGTTCGTTTGCGAGTCGAACTCGGACTGTGCCAAACGATTTCCACGAGTGAAGAAATTCCTGAACATGGTCGCCGCATGGGCCGACCGTTTGGACGTCTCTGCCAAGGACACGGATATCAGACAGGAAATGATTAAGCACACGATCGAATTTCTGCTGAAGGATGGCCTAGTGACACAATTCGCGGATCCGGCCATTCTCAACAGAGGGCCGAATAAATTAGATGCCGATTCTTTGGCCGCCGAGCAGAATGCCTTGAAAAGCATGAACGTTTGGAGGTTTATCAACGAGAAGGACTATTGGCTGTGCCGAGATTGCCC AACAGTCACTTGCGTACATCCGGAAACAAGTCAACAAATTTACCAATGCAGAAAACAGAGATCCGGCAGCGATTTAGACGTCGAAGTCGGTTCAATTTCGCAAGAATCGTCAACCGTTTACAGTAGCTGTAGAACAAACTCTATCTGCAGTTCAGTTTGCAATCGAACAATCGAAAGCACGAAATCTCAAGTAAAAATCAATTGTCGAAATTTCGAGGTGATTTTGGAACCAAATGGGAATATAGTAAACTcaaggaaaaatatttcaaacacgtTTGATAATACCAGCTGTTGTTCAAGAagggaaaatttaaaaaagtttgGTCTGAAGGTAAATTTTGACTGTGATACGAAATTCGTACAGACTGAAACTAGTCGGAAAAATTTAAACTTTATCTTCAAAGCAAGCGCAAGCACACTGAACCCTCTGAAAGAAGCATCTGGTACAAAATGTGATAGAAAATTTGCACAGACACAAACCAGtcaaaaaaatataaactttatttttGCAGCGAACCCAAGCACATCGAACCATCCAAAAGAAGCTTCCGACACAAAAGGCGATGCAAAATTCGTACACGCGCAAACTAGTGAAAGAAATATAAACTTTATTTTCGAAGCAAGCCCAGGCACATCGAACGCTCCTGAAggaacgtctgacatttccaacATTCCTAAGCCCTCGccacgaagaaaatatttaaaaagctcAGACGCAAAAGAGAAATGCGACTGCGATCGAACTAAATCTCCCAAAAAGCCCAAATTAAAGATTTATATTCATAGAACAACGAGCACTAGCCGTTCTAAGGTTCGAAGTCCACTAAACGTGTCCAATCTTTCGTTACCTTGTAAATCGAGTCAGTTGATCGTTCGATTGTTCGAAGCTGACCCATCGTTATCAGATTCCTGTCTAATTTTAATGAGGAAACGATTCGAGAAAGACATAAACAACGCTTGCTCTTGCATGAACGACATTCTGAGGAAGTTGGACGATTCAACGATCAAACAGTTACACTTGAATTGCGAGATTCGGCCAGGTCGAGTAGATCTAAATCTTTCATGCAAGAATGGTGAAAACTCGAAGATTAGATGGTTCCTTGCTCGAGTTCCGACTTGTAGCAACGTTCACAAACGCGTTTCGTACACCGGGAACGTTGAAAGCTGCGAGAATCCGAGGGATCGACGCGGAGAGCCTCGACGTTCGATGGAACTTCCGGTTGATGCTGATTGTTGCGAAGGTGCGGCGAAACGTAGCGGAGAATTCGAAGAACGACGCGTTGCTTTTTATTCTGTTTGCTCGAATCACAGTCTGATGCAAGCGAAACAAAGCTCCACGTTGGGGAATGAAATCGAAAAGGAGGAGAGAGAGAAGCAGCTTAATCTCGCGTGGGCAGGAGAGGGAGAAAAGCAGATGGATTTCGTGCTTTCTTCGCGTTTAATAAATTCACAGGATAAGGATACCGTGACTTCCGCCAAAACTGATATCGAACGACCtggaaaatataataatgaaatttctgACAGAAAAGTTTATCAATCGACGTCgttaaatagagaaaaagaagggTTGGAACAATGTAGAACCGAAGAAGTGGTGGATGTAAATAAAGAAATCGAAATATGCGATGATGGATTTGTAGAAGATTCTATACAAGATTCTGAGAATCATCTAATAGAATTATACGATATTAAGTGTGACTGTTCTCTGGATAGTTTCGAAGAGGGTGTCTTTAGGAAAGATTATTTGACGACCAGAGGCTGCAACCCTGAGGAATGTTTCTGTGATGCGTTCTGCACGAGTGATAGAATCGTTAATCATAGTTCATCAGAAACAAAAGAtttagataataaaaacacaaaGGTAGAGGGCTTCTGTCATTTAAACGAAGACGCTTTGAAACTGCAAGTATCTACTTCGCAGACGAAAAAGAATAATTCCAAGCTAGAGGATTGTATTTCAAAGGATACTTCCTGTTTAGGAATAGAAAGAGAAGTCGTAAGGAAGGAAGAACATGTTTTTgaattgaaacaaaatatttttcagatgGAAAATGCATCTAAAGAAGAAATCAGCAATTTAGAttccaaagaaaagaaaaaagttatGTTGAAGgtagaagaaaaatatagcGCCGATTCTATTTGCGCGTCAAATTCCAGCTTTATGGAACTTAGCTGTGATACGAAGTGTTCCTGCTGCGGCGAAGATCTTCCAAATCCTTCGTCTGTCGAAGAAATTAACATTGAAGCAAACAAACGTTCTACTTGTACTAATAAAACActtgttaatttaaaagatcATGAGACACTAAATCTCATTGTAACAGAAAATGCAACAACTTCGGAAGCTGTAAAAGAATCTTCTAATCTTCACTATCTTGAATTTAAAATGGTTCCGAATGTTCATATTGAATCAAATACAACTTCGATTCACGATCAATCTTCCACAGTGCCCGATAACAATTCGACTGATTTTTCACAAAAATGTCTTGGTAATTGCGAAAAAAATTCAATCGAGAATCCTTGCGACCAAGAAGTTACGTTTATTGATAATCCTCCAAACTTCTCGACATATTCCAAAGTAAAGGATTCGCCGATCACTGAATCCTTGTTCGTATTCTGCAATTCGAACATGAAACAGTTTTCTTCCACATCGAACTCCTCGACGGACGAAGAATGTTCGTCGAATGAAAATCATCGTGCAAGAAGCCAAGAAATTGGAAAATCCAGATCGCCATGTCGAAGAGCTATTCCAACAAAATGTCACCGGAAGTCGATATACTCCATCACGTGTAAACCTTCCTATTCCATGAGAAATGTCCCTCGAGTCAATTGCGCGAAACATAGTTCGAAAGAGAAAACAAACAAGAAAGACGTTCCGATCGTCCCTCGATATAAAAATCGTCTATGGCGAGGACCGATGGCTCCTGGAAGTCTGTGCAGCTCTTTTCCAGCTATCGACCGGATCAAATATCTGATTCGTAAGAAACTCCGAAAATTGCTGCTGGAAGAACGTGACAAGGGGACCAGCACGTCGAAAACGTTTCTGAGGAACGATAGATACCTTGTCAGCATTTCGAGCGGAAAATTGAACGGCGGTCGAATAATTCGCGAGTCTTGTTCCTCGACTCGTTGCCCTTTTACTACCAGAAATCGATATGAAGCTAGAGGAGAAGCGGAGGAAACGTTCACCGAAGGAAGTTGCTTggtcaaaaataaaaacatttttggGGACATCATTAAAGCAAGATGCCAGAGAATGATACAAGGTAACGACATACTTAAGAGGATCAGGATGGCTAACGTTCCAAGGTCTCAGAAGTACGATTCGAAGTTAATCGATACGCAAGATTTCATCGGCGAACGAGGAGAAACAATTAGGAGAAGCAAATGGAAAGATAGGAACGGGGAAAGATTTCTTGTTAATTCTTCTTGGAATAACAAAGAGCAGAAGAATAGTTCGAGTATCATGTCCTTGAATTCGACGAGAATGTTTCTTTTGAAAGACGATGGCGATCATTTTTTGAGCCAGAAGCTTGTTCGTCGAAAGCATCGTGACTTAAAGGAGCAAGGCAGAATCAAAAATTTGTCTACCGATATAAAATCGATGAGAAACTATTCCAGAAGAAGTTACTACGAGCGTGGTTTCTCCGGAAGCTCGTACGAGCGTAAAGAAAATCGGAAAGGAATGGATGCAGAGGATAAGACATGCTACGACAAATTGAGATCCTTCGAGGAACGATTATCGAAGCTCGAAAGGAGACGCGACGAAGAAAACAATTTCGTCAATTTTCTCAGTGACTATGAAAAACGCGTCAATGAGCTGGATGCTGATTTCAGGCTGAAATTGCTGCAATACGTGACGTTGTGCAGGAGTGTGAAGAACTCGTTAATGAAGAGGTTACGACCGGATGACGTTTACGAGGTCAATTCGAGCTCCGTGTAA
- the LOC100649790 gene encoding vesicular glutamate transporter 1, whose protein sequence is MSGFAAAGLVAFDSIKSKASRKLAGLRRSNAGYEEFEMPREGSKDNKGFEDERGYSRQDSFESLPEPERPPLRHIDTYCKPECPCLSKRYTIATLACIGFIISFGMRCNMGMAKMAMKNATEDNANHTLRFNWTIGTESALDSSFFWGYLVTQVPGGFLASLYPANKIFGAAIAISSFLNLLVPGALSIHPIVDMIVQVIKGLVEGVTYPACHGIWKYWAPPLERSRLATLAFCGSYAAMVIGMPLSGLLTSTFGWAASFYFYGICGLIWYCFWLWMAFEKPSKHPCISARELRYIEDSLGQGQSQLPMAMPTFATTPWRKFLTSMPVYAIIVANFCRSWNFYLLVLFQARFMHEAFDMPLVETGVIGSLPHLLMTMIVPCGGLLADYIRKRGILSTTNVRKLFNCGGFGMEALFFLVVSHATMKRNGTAAIFALACGVACSGFAISGFNVNHLDIAPRYASILMGMSNGIGTIAGLLVPFFVDNITEKKDAQSWRNVFIIAACVHIFGVIFYGFFCSGELQPWADPNLDEQKTFAMDEFGQAKPPLPPPPKTMQSEFIRQPSMGDGAADDWNNYDQPPAADNIYAQQEKPPVISYGSTETNSNNPFHSTNPFASDVNASLVQPPATTDYAYDVTQQNQQWN, encoded by the exons ATGTCCGGATTTGCGGCGGCGGGCCTCGTGGCCTTCGATTCCATCAAGTCCAAAGCATCGCGGAAACTTGCTGG ATTAAGAAGAAGTAATGCCGGCTACGAGGAATTCGAGATGCCCCGCGAGGGTAGCAAAGACAATAAGGGGTTCGAGGATGAGAGAGGATACAGTAGACAAGATTCGTTCGAATCACTCCCGGAACCTGAACGACCCCCATTGCGCCATATCGATACTTATTGCAAACCAGAATGTCCCTGCTTATCGAAAAGATACACCATCGCCACTTTGGCCTGTATAG GATTTATAATCTCATTCGGTATGAGGTGTAACATGGGAATGGCGAAGATGGCCATGAAGAATGCCACCGAAGATAACGCCAACCACACTCTCAGGTTCAACTGGACAATTGGCACAGAGAGCGCGCTGGACTCGTCCTTCTTCTGGGGTTACCTTGTGACTCAAGTACCAGGAGGATTCCTCGCCTCCCTGTACCCTGCGAACAAGATATTTGGGGCTGCAATTGCCATATCTTCGTTTTTAAATCTGTTGGTACCTGGCGCACTGAGCATCCATCCAATCGTCGATATGATTGTACAGGTCATAAAAGGATTAGTGGAG GGTGTTACGTATCCAGCGTGTCATGGTATCTGGAAATATTGGGCACCACCGTTGGAAAGATCGCGTTTAGCGACATTGGCATTTTGCGGTTCTTACGCTGCTATGGTAATAGGAATGCCACTTTCGGGCCTTTTAACTTCGACCTTTGGCTGGGCAGCGTCCTTTTATTTCTATG GTATTTGCGGATTGATTTGGTATTGTTTCTGGTTGTGGATGGCATTCGAGAAGCCATCGAAACACCCTTGTATTTCGGCACGTGAGTTGCGTTACATCGAAGATTCACTTGGCCAAGGACAATCGCAGTTACCTATGGCGATGCCAACATTCGCGACGACACCATGGCGAAAATTTCTGACGTCCATGCCAGTTTACGCGATTATCGTAGCTAATTTCTGCAGATCCTGGAACTTCTATCTTCTAGTGCTCTTTCAAGCTCGTTTTATGCACGAGGCTTTCGACATGCCTCTAGTTGAA ACTGGTGTAATTGGCTCGCTCCCACATCTGTTGATGACGATGATCGTGCCTTGCGGAGGTCTGTTGGCTGATTACATTCGCAAACGTGGAATATTGTCAACAACAAACGTCAGGAAGCTGTTTAACTGTGGCGGTTTTGGTATGGAGGCTTTATTCTTCTTGGTGGTATCTCACGCAACCATGAAAAGAAATGGGACAGCAGCAATCTTCGCGCTAGCGTGCGGTGTCGCGTGCAGTGGTTTTGCCATTTCTGGTTTCAACGTAAACCATTTGGACATCGCTCCCAGATATGCCAGTATCTTGATGGGAATGTCGAATGGAATTGGAACGATAGCGGGTCTGTTAGTACCCTTCTTTGTAGACAACATCACAGAGAAGAAG GACGCTCAAAGTTGGAGAAACGTGTTTATCATAGCAGCGTGCGTGCACATATTCGGTGTAATATTTTATGGATTTTTTTGTTCCGGAGAGCTACAACCTTGGGCTGATCCTAATTTGGACGAGCAGAAGACTTTCGCTATGGATGAATTTGGACAAGCGAAACCACCTCTTCCTCCACCACCGAAGACTATGCAATCCGAATTCATA AGACAACCATCGATGGGTGATGGTGCAGCAGACGATTGGAATAATTACGATCAACCACCAGCTGCGGATAACATATACGCTCAACAAGAAAAACCACCGGTGATAAGCTACGGATCAACGGAAACCAATAGCAACAATCCCTTCCATTCTACAAATCCCTTCGCCAGCGATGTAAACGCATCTCTGGTACAACCACCAGCGACGACCGATTACGCATACGACGTAACACAGCAGAATCAACAGTGGAATTAA